A portion of the Chondrinema litorale genome contains these proteins:
- a CDS encoding efflux RND transporter permease subunit, which produces MAEENKKITREFGLSSFSLNNSTSVFILIFILVLFGAITYSTMPKEQFPEVVIPTVYINTPYPGNSPVDIENLITRPIEKELKSIKGMKKLNSTSAQDVSVIVIEFNENIDISKALQEVKDAVDKSKKELPTDLDNDPLVQEIDVSEVPIMIINISGDFEIDQLNDYAEWLEDELEELKEVSKVDISGSVDREIQINADLFKMDARKVTFSDIESAIANENISMSGGDILTDNFRRSLRVIAEFQDSKEIENIIVKSEGQNTIYLKDIAEVQDTYVERDSYARLATGEFTDKGNYPVISLQVVKRTGENLIEADQKINEMLEDAKGEHLPESLNIVITNNQADMMKLQLDNLENSIISGMILVILVLLFFMGLRNALFVGIAIPLSMFMSFLILGATGNTINMMVLFSLILALGMLVDNAIVIIENIYRLKEQGMTNIQAAKEGVGEVAIAIISSTLTTLAAFLPLAFWGGMIGEFMKVLPITLIIVLSSSLFVGLVINPVVAKAFMKVDNTKSQTADKKKKLTILALIMITLAIPSFFIFETYLVFSLLMFSAGITLLNAYFFRPASYWFQNTALTVLEKYYLETLRFALTGVRPILFFLGTIVILVFSLFFFGANLPEVVLFPDAEPNNVFVYADAPLGTDVEETNKITKEMEKKVFKVLEPYSGTVKSVVSNIGKGTSDPKKAMTGDGGGNVTPHKSKISVSFVDYQDRNGVSTSKIFKEIGEAVRTIPGIKVSTDKESMGPPVGAPISIEITGEDYLTLIEEAEKLKHEIDQSSIQGIEGLTLELETGKPELLVNIDRTKARRYGLSTGMLASTMRTAIYGKEVSKFKDGEDDYPIQLRLADKYRYDVASLYEQRLTYRDNKGKFHQVPVSSIADLEYSTTFGSVKRKDLDRLVTLSSNVIEGYNANSIVTQIQDLLEDYEMREGYEFKFAGEQEEQAESEAFLLRALMIAVCAIFMILVSQFNSVIKPFIIIGSVIFSFIGVFLGLSFFGDQFVIIMTGVGIISLAGVVVNNAIVLIDYIDLTRERKRKDMNLDENIHMDKETFIDCLVEGGYARLRPVLLTAITTVLGLVPLAVGFNIDFYGMFAHFQPNIYIGGQNASFWGPMAWTVIYGLVFATFLTLVIVPVMYLLTDRIIYRMKGMKKLKPQS; this is translated from the coding sequence ATGGCTGAAGAAAATAAGAAAATAACCCGCGAATTTGGTCTGAGTAGTTTTTCGCTAAACAACTCAACCAGCGTATTTATATTGATATTTATTCTAGTGTTGTTCGGAGCAATCACCTACAGCACAATGCCTAAGGAGCAATTTCCTGAGGTGGTAATTCCAACGGTTTACATCAATACACCTTATCCAGGAAACTCTCCGGTAGATATAGAAAACCTCATTACTCGTCCGATAGAAAAAGAGCTTAAGTCTATTAAAGGGATGAAGAAGTTAAATTCAACTTCTGCTCAAGATGTGTCGGTAATTGTAATTGAGTTTAATGAAAATATTGATATCTCTAAAGCGCTACAAGAGGTAAAAGATGCCGTTGATAAATCAAAGAAAGAGTTACCTACCGATTTAGATAATGATCCTCTTGTACAGGAAATAGATGTATCTGAGGTTCCAATCATGATCATCAATATATCGGGTGATTTCGAGATTGACCAATTAAATGATTATGCAGAGTGGTTAGAAGATGAGCTAGAAGAGCTAAAAGAGGTTTCGAAAGTAGATATTAGTGGTTCTGTGGACAGAGAAATTCAGATTAATGCAGATCTGTTTAAAATGGATGCGCGTAAGGTAACATTTAGTGATATTGAAAGTGCCATTGCGAATGAAAACATTTCAATGTCTGGTGGAGATATTCTTACAGACAATTTTAGAAGGTCTTTACGTGTAATCGCTGAGTTTCAAGATTCTAAAGAGATTGAAAATATCATTGTTAAATCTGAAGGACAAAATACTATTTACCTAAAAGATATTGCCGAAGTACAAGATACTTATGTTGAAAGAGATAGCTATGCAAGATTGGCTACAGGCGAATTTACAGATAAAGGCAACTATCCAGTAATTTCTTTACAGGTAGTAAAAAGAACAGGTGAAAACTTGATTGAGGCAGATCAGAAGATTAATGAGATGCTGGAAGATGCCAAAGGTGAACACCTACCAGAAAGTCTGAATATTGTAATTACAAACAATCAGGCTGATATGATGAAGTTGCAGTTAGATAATCTCGAAAACAGCATAATTTCAGGGATGATTCTGGTAATTCTTGTGCTACTATTTTTTATGGGATTGAGAAATGCACTTTTTGTTGGTATAGCAATTCCGCTTTCCATGTTTATGTCATTCTTGATTTTGGGTGCTACAGGTAATACTATTAACATGATGGTGCTATTCTCGCTCATTTTGGCGCTGGGCATGCTGGTGGACAATGCCATTGTAATTATTGAAAATATTTACAGGCTCAAAGAGCAAGGTATGACTAACATACAGGCTGCAAAAGAAGGTGTTGGTGAAGTAGCAATTGCGATTATTAGCTCTACATTAACAACTTTGGCAGCTTTTTTACCATTGGCATTTTGGGGTGGAATGATTGGCGAGTTTATGAAAGTTCTTCCTATTACACTAATCATTGTATTATCATCTTCACTATTTGTTGGTTTGGTAATTAACCCGGTAGTGGCTAAAGCCTTTATGAAAGTAGATAATACCAAAAGTCAAACAGCGGATAAGAAAAAGAAGCTAACTATATTGGCTTTGATAATGATTACACTGGCTATTCCAAGCTTCTTCATTTTTGAGACTTATCTGGTATTTAGTTTATTAATGTTTTCAGCGGGGATCACCTTGTTAAATGCTTATTTTTTCAGACCAGCCTCTTATTGGTTCCAAAATACTGCGCTTACTGTTCTTGAAAAGTATTATTTGGAAACATTGAGGTTTGCTTTAACTGGTGTGAGACCAATCCTGTTTTTCTTAGGTACTATTGTAATATTAGTTTTTTCTCTGTTTTTCTTTGGGGCTAACTTACCTGAAGTTGTATTGTTTCCAGACGCAGAGCCTAACAATGTTTTTGTTTATGCAGATGCTCCACTTGGTACAGATGTAGAAGAGACGAATAAAATAACCAAGGAAATGGAGAAGAAGGTATTTAAGGTACTTGAGCCTTATAGCGGAACCGTAAAATCAGTTGTTTCTAATATTGGCAAAGGAACCAGCGACCCCAAAAAGGCAATGACAGGTGATGGTGGTGGCAATGTAACTCCTCATAAGAGTAAAATTTCAGTGAGTTTTGTAGATTATCAAGATCGTAATGGAGTAAGTACGAGCAAGATTTTTAAAGAAATTGGTGAGGCAGTTAGAACTATTCCTGGCATTAAAGTATCTACAGATAAAGAATCAATGGGGCCTCCTGTAGGAGCACCTATTAGTATAGAAATTACAGGTGAAGATTACCTTACCTTAATCGAAGAAGCCGAAAAGCTAAAGCACGAAATTGATCAGTCTTCCATACAAGGGATTGAAGGACTTACACTGGAACTAGAAACAGGTAAACCTGAACTTCTTGTAAATATTGACAGAACAAAAGCCAGAAGATATGGCTTATCAACAGGAATGTTGGCAAGTACTATGCGTACAGCAATTTATGGGAAAGAGGTTTCTAAATTTAAAGATGGAGAAGATGATTATCCTATCCAGTTGAGGCTGGCAGATAAGTACCGTTACGATGTGGCTTCATTATACGAACAAAGGCTTACTTACAGAGATAATAAGGGTAAGTTCCACCAAGTACCAGTTTCTTCAATTGCAGATTTGGAGTATAGTACTACTTTCGGCTCGGTAAAAAGAAAAGATTTAGATCGATTGGTTACTCTAAGTTCAAACGTAATTGAAGGCTATAATGCCAATAGCATTGTTACTCAAATTCAAGACTTATTAGAAGACTATGAGATGCGAGAAGGGTATGAGTTTAAATTTGCAGGTGAGCAAGAAGAACAAGCTGAATCAGAAGCATTCTTGCTACGAGCATTAATGATTGCAGTTTGTGCCATTTTCATGATTCTAGTTTCTCAGTTTAATTCAGTAATCAAACCTTTCATCATTATCGGTTCAGTAATATTTAGCTTTATCGGGGTGTTTTTGGGGCTTAGTTTCTTTGGCGATCAGTTTGTTATTATTATGACTGGTGTTGGTATTATCTCTCTAGCTGGTGTGGTAGTAAACAATGCCATTGTATTGATTGATTATATCGATTTGACTAGAGAGAGAAAGCGAAAAGATATGAATCTAGACGAAAACATTCATATGGATAAGGAGACATTTATAGACTGTTTGGTAGAAGGTGGTTATGCGCGTTTGCGTCCGGTATTACTTACTGCGATTACTACTGTATTAGGTTTGGTACCATTGGCAGTTGGGTTTAACATAGATTTTTATGGCATGTTTGCTCATTTTCAACCGAATATTTACATCGGTGGTCAAAACGCATCATTCTGGGGTCCAATGGCTTGGACGGTGATCTATGGTCTTGTGTTTGCCACTTTCCTTACTTTGGTAATTGTACCTGTTATGTATCTTTTAACAGATAGAATTATCTATAGAATGAAAGGTATGAAAAAACTAAAACCTCAGTCTTAA